Proteins found in one Zea mays cultivar B73 chromosome 1, Zm-B73-REFERENCE-NAM-5.0, whole genome shotgun sequence genomic segment:
- the LOC100194297 gene encoding Biotin synthase, mitochondrial has translation MALMLLARNLRSRLRPPLAAAAAFSSAAAEAERAIRDGPRNDWSRPEIQAVYDSPLLDLLFHGAQVHRNVHKFREVQQCTLLSIKTGGCSEDCSYCPQSSRYNTGLKAQKLMNKYAVLEAAKKAKESGSTRFCMGAAWRETIGRKSNFNQILEYVKEIRGMGMEVCCTLGMIEKQQAEELKKAGLTAYNHNLDTSREYYPNIITTRSYDDRLQTLEHVREAGISICSGGIIGLGEAEEDRVGLLHTLATLPTHPESVPINALVAVKGTPLEDQKPVEIWEMIRMIATARITMPKAMVRLSAGRVRFSMPEQALCFLAGANSIFAGEKLLTTANNDFDADQAMFKILGLIPKAPSFGEEEASAAAPTESERSEQAASM, from the exons ATGGCCTTGATGCTGCTAGCGCGCAACCTGCGCTCCCGCCTCCGCCCaccgctcgccgccgccgcggcgtTCTCGTCGGCCGCGGCGGAGGCGGAGAGGGCGATACGGGACGGGCCGCGGAACGACTGGAGCCGGCCCGAGATCCAGGCCGTCTACGACTCACCGCTCCTCGACCTCCTCTTTCACGGG GCTCAGGTCCACAGAAATGTCCATAAATTCAGAGAAGTGCAGCAATGCACACTTCTTTCAATCAAGACTGGTGGATGCAGTGAAGATTGTTCTTACTGTCCTCAGTCATCAAGATACAACACTGGATTGAAGGCCCAAAAATTGATGAACAAATATGCTGTCTTGGAAGCAGCAAAAAAG GCAAAAGAGTCTGGGAGCACCCGTTTTTGCATGGGAGCTGCATGGAGAGAAACCATTGGCAGGAAATCAAACTTCAACCAGATTCTTGAATATGTCAAGGAAATAAG GGGTATGGGCATGGAGGTCTGTTGCACACTAGGCATGATAGAGAAACAACAAGCTGAAGAACTCAAGAAGGCTGGACTTACAGCATATAATCATAACCTAGATACATCAAGAGAGTATTATCCCAACATTATTACCACAAGATCATATGATGATAGACTGCAGACTCTTGAGCATGTCCGTGAAGCTGGAATAAGCATCTGCTCAG GTGGAATCATTGGTCTTGGTGAAGCAGAGGAGGACCGGGTAGGGTTGTTGCATACCCTAGCTACCTTGCCTACACACCCAGAGAGCGTTCCTATTAATGCATTGGTTGCTGTAAAAGGCACACCTCTTGAGGACCAGAAG CCTGTAGAGATCTGGGAAATGATCCGCATGATCGCCACTGCTCGGATCACGATGCCAAAGGCAATGGTGAGGCTTTCAGCAGGCCGAGTACGGTTCTCGATGCCAGAACAAGCGCTGTGCTTCCTCGCTGGGGCCAACTCCATCTTTGCCGGCGAGAAACTTCTCACAACCGCAAACAACGACTTTGATGCGGACCAGGCGATGTTCAAGATCCTTGGCCTGATCCCCAAGGCTCCAAGCTTTGGCGAGGAAGAGGCGTCTGCGGCGGCTCCCACAGAATCCGAGAGGTCTGAGCAAGCTGCTTCGATGTAG